TGTGATTGCCAGAGAATTGCATGACTCATTAGGGCAATTGCTATCTTATTTAAAAATCCAAGTCAGCTTGCTGCGTAAAAAAATCGAACCTAGCTGCATGACCCAAGATGTAGAAACGCAATTAATTGATATTAATGATGGTGTGAGCACCGCTTACGGCCAACTACGCGAACTCTTATCCACCTTCAGGTTAACCATTAAAGATCCCAATTTAGGCCAAGCAATTGAAGTGATGTTAGCGCAATTGCGTAAACAGACTGGAATCATAATTGAGTTAAACTACCAACTCTCGCCTCACCTGCTCGCAGCTAAGCAACACATTCATGTTTTACAGTTAACACGTGAAGCAACCATTAATGCAATTAAACATGCAAAACCTTCACGAATAGAAATTGATTGTTTTTTGGCAGATTCTGATATGATACATATTAATATCAAGGATGATGGTATTGGCGTGTCGCATTTAAAAGAGCGAGATCAGCATTTCGGTATCGGGATCATGTACGAGCGTGCAACTAAACTGCATGGCACAGTCAAGTTTGATAATAATCCGCAGGGCGGCACAACGGTCTCCCTCGTATTTCCACCCCAGCAGGAGCCTTTAAATGGGTAAACCTTATTCAGTATTAGTAGTAGATGACCACCCACTACTTAGACGTGGTATTTGTCAGTTAATAACCTCAGATGGCGATTTTAGACTATTTGGTGAAGCAGGAACCGGTTTAGATGCACTGACAGCAATTGGCGAAGATGAGCCAGATATTATCTTGCTCGATTTAAACATGAAAGGCATGTCTGGCTTAGACACCTTGAATGCCATGCGCCAAGAAGGTGTTACAGCACGAATCGTTATTTTAACGGTATCCGATGCTAAACAAGACGTGATCCGTCTATTACGCGCTGGCGCTGATGGATACCTTTTGAAAGACACTGAGCCTGATTTATTACTAGAACAACTTAAAAAGGCCATGCTAGGCCATCGAGTGATCAGTGATGAAGTTGAAGAGTACATCTATGAGCTTAAAAATGCTGATAATGATGAAACTTGGATTGCGTCATTAACACCACGTGAATTGCAGATTCTAAAAGAGTTAGCAGAAGGTAAGAGTAATCGCGTTGTCGCTGAAGCGCTGCATATCAGTGAAGGAACCGTAAAAGTTCACGTGAAAAACTTACTTCGTAAAGCCAACGCAAAATCACGAACTGAAATGGCTGTAAGGTATTTAAACCACTAGTCAGTATCAAAACAAAATACTCAGTGCAAAAAAGGCGACTCATTATGAGGCGCCTTTTTAGTTTATAAACTGATACCGTGCTATTTATAAGCTTCACACTTCAGCTTTTAAGCCTGAGACTTGAAGCCTGATTTTTAACGCTAGACGCTTAACGTTTACCGATAAACTCCATCCAGCTTTTAAGTGCTGTTTCAAAATCTTCTAAACCGCAAAATGCTTCAGACTCTGCATCATACATACTCATTGACTCTTCTAAGTCAAAGTCTTCATCAAAATCGATCGCAATGGCAAATACCCTAACCTGCTCACTGTCTATCGCTAACGCTAAATCATGACTTTGCATTAACCAATCATTTTGTTTGTTAGCTCTGATTATCTCAATTTGCTGCAAAATATTATTACATTGCTCAATATCATTACCCAATCGCTCGGCAAAAAAGCGGCCTAAAATAGCATGTTCCATACTAAACTCAGCAAATAAGGTGCCGTCTAAGCTGTTACGGCGAAACTCGTATTCCATGATAAAACTCAAAAATAGGCTTTATCTTATTTTAACCGAAGTTAGCTCAAACTGCGCAGTTACAGTGAGTAAATAATGAAAATGTTGCACAAGAACAAAATAACCGTCAATAATATCTTTAATGCTGCTATTGCTAAGCTTGATAGTCAGGATGACTGAATTTATAACTAGGGCCTGTTGCTCTAAAAACACAAAACCAATCACGCACATCTCATAGAACAGTAGGTTAAGTGTGCCCCATCAATTGCAAGTCAGGACTTATATGGATACAGGTTTTATTTATTGCTTACTCTTGTCAGGCCCTAATGCAGGCCAAAGCATTCCACACTCTGAGCTAGAACAGTGGCAAGCTGAAGATGGATTATTATGGGTTCATCTGCGCTACAGCAATCAAGAAGCGAGAAAGTGGGTTATTGATGCCCAATTACCACCAACTGAAACCGATACCCTACTGGCAGAGCATACTCGACCACGCACATTAAGCTCGCAAAACGGGGTATTAATGGCCCTGCGCGGGATTAATCTGAACCCTAACTCAGCTCCAGAAGACATGGTTTCGATGCGTATTTTTGCTCAGCAGCATCGAATCATTTCGACCTGTGAGCGCCAGCTACAGTCCGTCAAAGACATTGCCGAACAAATTATGTCTAAGCCAAACAGTATTGATTCAAGTGCCGACTTTTTGGTGTCACTGTGCGAACGCTTAACCCATAGAAAAATGGAGTTAATCCACAATCTCGAAGATCAACTAGACGATTTGGACGATCAAATTACTGCGCCAATCAGTTCCTCTCTTCGCTTGGATATTGCTGAACTCAGAAAACAAACTGTCACCTTAAGGCGTTATTTTTCGCCACAAAGAGATGCGTTATCACGGTTATTAAATGACGGGCATGTGCTATTTAACACTGAGCATAAATTACGGATCCGCGAAATAAACGAGACCTTAATCAGAGTCATTGAAGATTTAGATGCAGTGCGAGATAGAGCCAGCGTAACTCAAGAGCAACTTCAATCACAGCAATCAGAACAACTCAACAAGCGCTTATATTTCCTGTCGCTTATTTCAGCTATTTTCTTACCGTTGGGTTTTTTAACCGGTTTACTCGGGGTCAACATCGGCGGCATTCCTGGCACAGAAAGCAGCTGGGCTTTTGCCATATTCAGCGGGGGATTAACCCTACTCGTTGGAATTCAAATGTGGTTATTTTATCGCTTAAAGTGGCTATAAACTGGTGTTTTGATTTAACCTCTCAAAAAAATTTTATTAAATTTTATTTACATTTTATCTTCAGCCACAAAAAAGGACGCTTTCGCGTCCTTTTTAATCGATTATCCCTTCAAGGGATAACTCAACACATTACTGAGCAGCAGGTGCTTCTTCAACTTGTGCTTTCTCAATAGACAGTAATTCAACTTCAAATACTAAGGTTGAATTAGCTGGAATAGTACCAGTATCACGTTCACCGTATGCAAGCTCAGAAGGGATAACGAACTTGTACTTAGCACCGATAGGCATTAATTGAACACCTTCAGTCCAACCAGGAATAACACGGTTTAATGGGAACTTAGCTGGCTCACCACGACTGTATGAGCTATCAAACTCAGTACCGTCGATTAGTGTACCTTTGTAGTGTACTTCAACAGTATCTTCAGCAACTGGCATATCGCCTGCACCAGCTTCTAATACTTCATACTGTAAACCAGACTCAGTTGTTACAACGCCTTCTTTAGCTTTGTTGGTTTCAAGGAATTTCTTACCTTCTTCAACAGCTTGGCTTGCTAATAACTCAGCTTGCTCTGCACGTTTTTCACTTAATTTAACGTCTAAACCTTGAAGAACAGTTTGCATTTCTTCTTCTGTTAAATCTAAAGTATCAGCTAAACCATCGCTGAATCCTTGGATAACTAAAGTACGGTCAACAGCAAAACCTAAGTCTTCTTGTTCGGTAATATGACCAGCCATATAACGGCCAATAGAGCCACCAACACTGTAAGCTT
This window of the Shewanella goraebulensis genome carries:
- a CDS encoding response regulator → MGKPYSVLVVDDHPLLRRGICQLITSDGDFRLFGEAGTGLDALTAIGEDEPDIILLDLNMKGMSGLDTLNAMRQEGVTARIVILTVSDAKQDVIRLLRAGADGYLLKDTEPDLLLEQLKKAMLGHRVISDEVEEYIYELKNADNDETWIASLTPRELQILKELAEGKSNRVVAEALHISEGTVKVHVKNLLRKANAKSRTEMAVRYLNH
- a CDS encoding YacL family protein, which gives rise to MEYEFRRNSLDGTLFAEFSMEHAILGRFFAERLGNDIEQCNNILQQIEIIRANKQNDWLMQSHDLALAIDSEQVRVFAIAIDFDEDFDLEESMSMYDAESEAFCGLEDFETALKSWMEFIGKR
- a CDS encoding zinc transporter ZntB, with protein sequence MDTGFIYCLLLSGPNAGQSIPHSELEQWQAEDGLLWVHLRYSNQEARKWVIDAQLPPTETDTLLAEHTRPRTLSSQNGVLMALRGINLNPNSAPEDMVSMRIFAQQHRIISTCERQLQSVKDIAEQIMSKPNSIDSSADFLVSLCERLTHRKMELIHNLEDQLDDLDDQITAPISSSLRLDIAELRKQTVTLRRYFSPQRDALSRLLNDGHVLFNTEHKLRIREINETLIRVIEDLDAVRDRASVTQEQLQSQQSEQLNKRLYFLSLISAIFLPLGFLTGLLGVNIGGIPGTESSWAFAIFSGGLTLLVGIQMWLFYRLKWL
- the fkpA gene encoding FKBP-type peptidyl-prolyl cis-trans isomerase, with protein sequence MKSIYKLSLVALAVVGLTACNQEQEVVAKKVELTTDAQKEAYSVGGSIGRYMAGHITEQEDLGFAVDRTLVIQGFSDGLADTLDLTEEEMQTVLQGLDVKLSEKRAEQAELLASQAVEEGKKFLETNKAKEGVVTTESGLQYEVLEAGAGDMPVAEDTVEVHYKGTLIDGTEFDSSYSRGEPAKFPLNRVIPGWTEGVQLMPIGAKYKFVIPSELAYGERDTGTIPANSTLVFEVELLSIEKAQVEEAPAAQ